The DNA window GCGCGCCCAGCGACCAGGTGGTCACGTCTTCCTCCGACTCGCCGGTCATGGTGCCGGGCGGGCTCAACGCACCGGCGATGATCTGCGCGAAGTCCTGCTCGTTGCGCGCCTGGCGCACGCCGCCGCTCAGGTCGAAGCGTTCGTTGATCTTCCAGGTGACGCTGCCGAACACCGCGGTTTCCTTGTAATTGGAAGGCAACTCGGCGTTGGCCAGCGGATCCAGGCCGGGGATCGAACTGCTGTCCGGGAACTGCGCGGTGATCAGCTGGTAGTTGCGGCTGTTCTCGTGGGTGTAGAAGGTGCCGACGATCCACTCGAAGGTGTCGCTGGGCTTGGAGGCCAGGCGGAATTCCTGGGTGGTCTTGTACAGCTTCAGGTGCGACAGGAACGAGCTGCGGCCTTCGGGGACGGCGCCGCCGGTGAACAAGGGAATGGCCGGACCGAAGGTCGCGGTCAGATCGGTGTTGGCGTCGTAGTCGGTCTGCGAGTAGCTGCTGGCCGAGACGAAATCGGCAAAGCCCACGTCCCAGCTCACCGTGCCACTGAAGTATTCCAGCTCGCGGTTGTCGTATTCGTCGGTGTAGTTGTCGTTGCGGGTGGTGCCATAGACCGGCTTGAGCGTCTGCGGCTCCACCGACACGTAGCCCAGGTTGTCGGCTTCGCTCTTCTGCTTGATGGCGGTCAGATCCACGGCGACGGTGTCGCTGGGTTCCCAACGCACGGCCAAGCGGGCAGCGGTCTGGCTGAAGTCGTTCTGGTCACGCTCGTAGGTGTCGACGTTGTCGATGTAGCCGGGGGTGAACTGCTTGGCCAGGCTGATGCTGGCGGCCAGGCGGTTGGCGATCAGCGGCAGGTTGGCGCTGGCACGCACGCCGTAGCCGGTCTGGTGCGAACCATCGAGCGAGAACACGTCGGTGCCGGCGCGGAAGGAGGTGTAGTCCAGCTCCGGCTTGCGGGTCACGTACTGGGCCACGCCGCCAAAGGCGCCGGCGCCCCACAGGGTGCCCTGCGGGCCGCGGAAGATCTGGAAGCTCTCCACGTCGTACGGCAAGAGGTCGAGCACGTTGTTGACCGCGGCGGCGAAGAAGGTGCTCGAGCCCAGCGGGGTTTCATCGATGTACGTGGACACCGTGGAGTTGGTGCCCAGCGAGGTGATGCCGCGCACGGCGATCTGGCCGGTGCCGGGGGTACCGGCGGTGACCATCTGCACGCCGGCCGCATAGCCCACGTAATCGGACAACTGGGTGGCATGCATCTGTTCCAGCTGCTCGCCGCCGACAACGCTGACGGAGACCGGAACCTTCTGTACGTCTTCGCTGCGCTTCTGCGCGCTGACGACGATGGTTTCAAGCGTGGTGCTGGCTTCCTGCTTGCTGGATTCCGGCGTCGCCTGCTCCTGCGCATGCGCCGGATTCAGGGCCATGACACCGATGAGGGCGGGTGCCGCCAACTGGATCATCGTGGACTTCACTTCTGGTTCTCCCCGGGTTCTAAAAGTGGCTGGTGGTGCGGTGGTGGGCCTGCCTGCTTTTGCAGCAGGTTCCAAGGACCCGTGTGGCCGTACGTCGCTTCAGAGCAGGCCCCAGCAGGGGCCGGAAAACCGGTGACACTCGCCCCCGCCCCCATTGCGCGGTGGGTCTGACGGCTCTCTCCAGGGAGAATGTCGTCCTCCACAGAAAATTTGTCAACAATTTGTCCGTGAGGGAAATTTTGGCGGGATGACGATGCTTCGGCGTATGCTTGCGCCGTCTGCCCAACGCCAAGACCCGATGGACACGAAAAACCCCGCTTCACCGACGCTGGGAAGCGTCCTGCGCAGGCTGCGAAGCCGGCAGGGCTGGACGCTCAAGGAAATGAGCGAACGGGTCGGAATCCCGGTGTCGACCCTGTCCAAGGTCGAGCACGACCGCCTGAGCCTGCCCTACGACAAGGTCCAGCACATCAGCCAGCGCATGGGCATCCCGATGTCGGAGATGCTGGTGGACCCGGAGAACCCGGGCGCCGGGCCGGCGGTGACGGCCCGCCGCAGCCTGGGCGGCCTGGACTCGGCCCTGCATGTGGCCGTGGGCGGCTACGAGTACTTCTATCTGAGCCCGGAACTGCGCAACAAGCGGATGATTCCGGTGTTGGGCCGCGTGTCCGTGCAGAGCGTCAGCGAGTTCAAGGAACTGATGCGGCACTCGGGCGAAGAGTTCATCTACGTGATCGACGGCGCGATCAAGGTCCACACCGAGTTCTACGACCCGGTGGTGGTACGCGCGGGGCATTCGATCTATCTGGACAGCTCGATGGGCCACGTCTACGTGGCCGAGCAGTGCGAGGTGGCCACCATCCTGGCGGTGATGTCGAGCCCTGACGAAGTGCTGGCCGAAGGCTTGATGAGCCATCGCCAGGAGGAAGCGGCCGGCAAACCGGCCGGCTGATTCGCCGCGGCGGGCCGTCCCGCGTTCTGCTGCTTCCCCCGCCTGCGGGGGAAGCAGCGGAAGCCTTACGCCGCCTTGTGCGCGAACTGCTCTTCTTCGGTCGAACCCTTCAGCGCGGTCGTTGACGACTGGCCCTGCTGGATCGCCTGGGTCACCGTATCGAAATACCCGGTGCCCACTTCGCGCTGGTGCTTGACCGCGGTGAAGCCTTTCTCCGCCGCCGCAAATTCGGCTTCCTGCAATTCCACGAAGGCGCTCATCTGCCGGCGCGCATAGCCGTGGGCCAGATTGAACATCGAGTAGTTCAGGCTGTGGAAGCCGGCCAGGGTGATGAACTGGAACTTGTAGCCGTAGCTGGCGATTTCCTGCTGGAACTTGGCGATGGTGGCGTCGTCCAGGTTCTTCTTCCAGTTGAACGACGGCGAACAGTTGTAAGCCAGCAGCTTGCCGGGGAACTTGGCGTGGATGGCTTCGGCGAACTTGCGCGCGAATTCCAGATCCGGCTTGCCGGTCTCGCACCAGATCAGATCCGCATACGGCGCATAGGCCAGGCCGCGGCTGATCGACTGCTCCAGGCCATTGCGGGTCTTGTAGAAACCCTCGACCGTGCGCTCGCCGGTGGTGAACGGCTGGTCATTGGCATCGACATCGCTGGTCAGCAGGTCCGCCGCCTCGGCATCGGTGCGCGCAATCAGGATCGTCGGCACGCCCATCACGTCGGCGGCCAGGCGCGCGGCATTCAACTTCTCCACCGCCTCGCGCGTGGGCACCAACACCTTGCCGCCCATGTGCCCGCATTTCTTGACGCTGGCCAGCTGATCTTCGAAGTGCACGCCGGATGCGCCGGCTTCAATCATCGCCTTCATCA is part of the Pseudoxanthomonas indica genome and encodes:
- a CDS encoding TonB-dependent receptor, yielding MALNPAHAQEQATPESSKQEASTTLETIVVSAQKRSEDVQKVPVSVSVVGGEQLEQMHATQLSDYVGYAAGVQMVTAGTPGTGQIAVRGITSLGTNSTVSTYIDETPLGSSTFFAAAVNNVLDLLPYDVESFQIFRGPQGTLWGAGAFGGVAQYVTRKPELDYTSFRAGTDVFSLDGSHQTGYGVRASANLPLIANRLAASISLAKQFTPGYIDNVDTYERDQNDFSQTAARLAVRWEPSDTVAVDLTAIKQKSEADNLGYVSVEPQTLKPVYGTTRNDNYTDEYDNRELEYFSGTVSWDVGFADFVSASSYSQTDYDANTDLTATFGPAIPLFTGGAVPEGRSSFLSHLKLYKTTQEFRLASKPSDTFEWIVGTFYTHENSRNYQLITAQFPDSSSIPGLDPLANAELPSNYKETAVFGSVTWKINERFDLSGGVRQARNEQDFAQIIAGALSPPGTMTGESEEDVTTWSLGARFFATPNTMVYARAATGYQPGGPNAAIPDVPTQVDSSTLTNYELGIKSTLLDRRLTFDLAAFNIEWEDLQIRTTSNGISYLVNGGKARSRGVELSATYLPVAGLRLGVNGAYTDAELTEDVPSIGGLNGDSLPFAPKWSGSVTADYLFPSSGEWSTRVGGGVRYTGERRTAVDHDPSGQPLDDYTALDLNADIANDRWTFRIFIKNLTNEDVFVNAVPQASALGGLTTVRAISLQPRMIGVGVDVKF
- the aceA gene encoding isocitrate lyase; the encoded protein is MSKLPTAEQLQHDWDTNPRWKGITRNYSAADVVRLRGTIPVEHSIARIGAEKLWGYLHTQGFINALGALTGNQAMQQVKAGLKAIYLSGWQVAADANLAGQMYPDQSLYPADSVPAVVKRINNTLLRADQLHHAEGDDSIDFLQPIVADAEAGFGGVLNAFELMKAMIEAGASGVHFEDQLASVKKCGHMGGKVLVPTREAVEKLNAARLAADVMGVPTILIARTDAEAADLLTSDVDANDQPFTTGERTVEGFYKTRNGLEQSISRGLAYAPYADLIWCETGKPDLEFARKFAEAIHAKFPGKLLAYNCSPSFNWKKNLDDATIAKFQQEIASYGYKFQFITLAGFHSLNYSMFNLAHGYARRQMSAFVELQEAEFAAAEKGFTAVKHQREVGTGYFDTVTQAIQQGQSSTTALKGSTEEEQFAHKAA
- a CDS encoding helix-turn-helix domain-containing protein produces the protein MDTKNPASPTLGSVLRRLRSRQGWTLKEMSERVGIPVSTLSKVEHDRLSLPYDKVQHISQRMGIPMSEMLVDPENPGAGPAVTARRSLGGLDSALHVAVGGYEYFYLSPELRNKRMIPVLGRVSVQSVSEFKELMRHSGEEFIYVIDGAIKVHTEFYDPVVVRAGHSIYLDSSMGHVYVAEQCEVATILAVMSSPDEVLAEGLMSHRQEEAAGKPAG